The following proteins are co-located in the Pseudoalteromonas sp. N1230-9 genome:
- a CDS encoding efflux RND transporter periplasmic adaptor subunit, which translates to MSTNTKTPNLKLVAAIIIGAALGAGALSLYQGTGSSGNGNEATSAEKKPLYWVAPMDSNYRRDKPGKSPMGMDLIPVYEEESSGDDFGPGAVKIAPHVVNNLGVRTAPVELKNMHTEISTVGYVQYDEDKLIHIHPRVDGWIEKLYVKAAGNPVEKGQPLYTLYSPQLVNAQEELLIALKRNNSSLISAAKDRLKALQLSADFVQKLEKTRKVQQTITFYSPQAGVVDGLKIREGFYVKPGNTLLSIGQLDQVWVEAEVFERDAALIKEGLPVSMTLDYLPGEDWAGVVDYVYPTLNSKTRTLRVRLKFDNTDYQLKPNMFAQVSIHANQADSTILVPKEAVIRTGKQDRVVLALGDGQFKSIEVTIGRVDIDSIEILDGLNEDDVVVTSAQFLIDSESSKSSDFKRMTHDEVPNSVWMQGDVNSVMAGHRMVNISHGPAEAWDWPEMVMDFTVAEKVDIDSLKSGQSLHFEVSKTEDGGYEVTGIHIMSEPADMSEEVSSATVSGLINDINIDMRTLNISRGPIEKWDRPAATMDFIVADNIEIVDFNVGDNVTFTFEVRDDLVITEISLESDEQHGKENKAAVDHSNH; encoded by the coding sequence ATGTCAACGAATACTAAAACACCAAATTTGAAACTAGTAGCCGCCATCATCATTGGGGCAGCACTAGGTGCTGGAGCATTAAGTTTATATCAAGGTACAGGTTCAAGCGGTAATGGCAATGAAGCTACATCAGCAGAGAAAAAACCGCTGTATTGGGTTGCACCGATGGATTCTAATTACCGCCGGGACAAGCCCGGTAAGTCGCCTATGGGTATGGATTTAATTCCTGTGTATGAGGAAGAATCATCTGGTGATGACTTTGGCCCCGGAGCCGTAAAAATCGCGCCTCATGTAGTGAATAATCTTGGGGTTCGCACTGCTCCTGTTGAGCTTAAAAATATGCATACTGAAATCTCAACCGTAGGTTACGTTCAATATGATGAAGATAAGCTAATTCACATCCATCCTCGTGTTGATGGTTGGATTGAAAAGCTCTACGTCAAAGCAGCAGGTAATCCTGTAGAGAAAGGGCAACCTCTTTACACGCTTTATTCTCCTCAGTTAGTTAACGCGCAAGAAGAGCTGTTGATAGCGTTAAAACGCAATAATAGTTCTTTAATTTCAGCAGCCAAAGATCGCCTTAAAGCGTTACAGCTTTCAGCAGACTTTGTTCAAAAGCTAGAAAAGACACGAAAGGTTCAGCAAACAATCACTTTTTACTCACCACAAGCAGGTGTTGTTGATGGTTTGAAGATTAGGGAAGGTTTTTATGTAAAACCGGGAAACACCTTATTAAGCATTGGTCAGTTAGATCAAGTTTGGGTTGAAGCAGAAGTGTTTGAACGTGATGCGGCTTTGATTAAAGAAGGATTGCCAGTATCAATGACTCTGGATTATTTACCGGGTGAGGACTGGGCTGGTGTTGTTGATTATGTCTATCCAACGTTGAACAGTAAAACTCGTACTCTTAGAGTGCGATTGAAATTCGACAACACAGATTACCAGCTAAAACCAAACATGTTTGCACAAGTCTCTATTCACGCTAATCAAGCTGATAGCACGATACTCGTACCTAAAGAAGCCGTCATTCGCACAGGTAAACAAGACAGAGTTGTACTTGCGTTGGGGGATGGGCAATTTAAGTCTATCGAAGTGACGATTGGCCGGGTTGATATCGACAGCATCGAAATATTAGACGGCTTAAATGAAGATGACGTTGTGGTGACATCAGCTCAGTTCTTGATTGATTCTGAATCAAGTAAAAGCTCTGACTTTAAACGAATGACTCATGATGAAGTGCCTAACTCTGTTTGGATGCAAGGTGATGTTAATAGTGTTATGGCAGGACACCGTATGGTTAATATTTCGCATGGCCCTGCTGAAGCTTGGGACTGGCCTGAGATGGTTATGGATTTTACTGTGGCTGAAAAAGTCGATATTGACTCATTAAAGTCTGGGCAATCTTTGCACTTTGAAGTGAGCAAAACCGAAGACGGTGGATATGAAGTTACTGGAATTCATATCATGAGTGAGCCTGCTGATATGAGTGAAGAAGTATCATCAGCAACAGTATCAGGTTTAATTAATGACATTAACATTGATATGCGAACATTGAATATTAGCCGAGGGCCAATAGAGAAATGGGATAGACCTGCTGCGACGATGGATTTTATCGTCGCGGACAATATAGAAATAGTTGATTTCAATGTTGGTGATAATGTCACTTTCACTTTTGAGGTTAGAGATGACTTAGTTATCACTGAAATCTCTCTTGAATCAGATGAACAACACGGCAAGGAAAATAAAGCTGCTGTTGATCATTCTAATCATTAA
- a CDS encoding PhoH family protein — protein MEKASNLDSKMYVLDTNVLLHEPLAYLSFQEHDVVIPMTVLEELDHIKDRKHDVSRDARVAIRGLDEVLKDASPEQMLQGVALPSNKKAKVQSRGRLIIVNDHLFADSISGLPGNENDHRIINCAVHLQKQHSDSKVVLVTKDINMRLKAKGAGLKFVEDYRTDQLIDDIALLTSGYKKIEGDFWQQVGECETEQQGRDTYHHVAKNTISDVFCNEYILDSSDHFAARVKSYDDKQITLKDISVERLMSHTAWGVKPKNVYQGMALDALLDPSIELVILTGPAGCGKTLLALASALEMIIEKGIYDKVIVTRNTPEIAESIGFLPGTEEEKMAPWLAAITDTLEVLHKGDENPISSRNYIMEKANVQFKSVNFMRGRSIQNAVVILQPRIGDILKFLPPCFYWPVEKVKRISKKIDYLSYSEQSLNNKPLLKICNLQEKYNTKPSNDSIFWEAA, from the coding sequence ATGGAAAAAGCTTCGAACCTTGATAGTAAAATGTATGTGCTCGATACCAATGTATTACTCCACGAACCCCTCGCTTATTTATCTTTCCAAGAACATGATGTTGTTATCCCCATGACAGTATTAGAAGAGCTCGACCACATTAAAGATAGAAAACATGATGTCAGCCGTGATGCTCGTGTTGCTATTCGTGGTTTAGATGAAGTGTTAAAAGATGCGTCCCCAGAGCAAATGTTACAGGGGGTGGCGTTACCCAGTAATAAAAAAGCGAAAGTTCAGTCCCGAGGTCGACTCATTATTGTTAACGACCACTTATTTGCAGACAGTATTTCTGGTTTACCAGGTAACGAAAATGATCACCGTATTATCAATTGTGCGGTGCATCTACAAAAACAGCACAGTGACAGCAAGGTGGTGCTTGTTACAAAAGACATCAATATGCGACTAAAAGCCAAAGGGGCAGGGCTTAAATTTGTTGAAGATTACAGAACAGATCAGCTAATTGATGACATTGCCTTACTGACTAGTGGCTATAAAAAGATAGAAGGCGATTTTTGGCAACAGGTAGGAGAGTGCGAAACTGAGCAACAAGGGCGGGACACTTATCACCATGTAGCAAAAAATACCATCAGTGACGTATTTTGTAATGAATACATTCTTGATAGTAGCGATCACTTTGCTGCGCGAGTAAAAAGTTATGATGATAAACAAATCACGTTAAAAGATATCAGTGTTGAGCGCTTGATGAGCCACACGGCATGGGGAGTAAAACCAAAAAATGTTTATCAAGGTATGGCGCTCGATGCCTTACTTGACCCAAGTATTGAGTTGGTTATTTTAACTGGCCCTGCAGGCTGTGGTAAAACACTACTTGCGCTTGCCAGCGCCCTTGAAATGATTATTGAAAAAGGCATTTATGATAAAGTTATAGTCACCCGTAACACACCTGAAATTGCCGAATCTATCGGCTTCTTACCTGGAACTGAAGAAGAGAAGATGGCACCTTGGCTGGCTGCTATCACAGACACGCTAGAAGTGTTACATAAAGGTGATGAAAATCCGATTTCGAGTCGTAATTACATTATGGAAAAAGCCAATGTGCAATTTAAATCGGTGAACTTTATGCGTGGTCGTAGTATTCAAAATGCCGTGGTGATTTTACAACCCCGAATTGGGGATATTTTAAAGTTTTTACCCCCTTGTTTTTATTGGCCTGTAGAAAAAGTAAAAAGAATTTCCAAAAAAATTGATTACCTTAGCTACTCTGAGCAGTCTCTCAACAATAAACCTTTACTCAAAATTTGTAATTTACAAGAAAAGTACAACACAAAGCCTAGCAACGATTCAATCTTTTGGGAGGCTGCGTAA
- a CDS encoding TolC family protein: MRLNVSSLTLLSTSLMLGLSVFSAQAEKVVSLEQAITLAQQNDPWLHGSRLKQSAVENRSIASGTLPDPKVSLGIMNLPTDTWDLDQEGMTQLKVGVSQMFPRGDSLKIKQEQLKIESTKFPLLREDRKAKLISQVSQLWLDAYLAQQTIKLIEADWALFEQMAEVTKASYSNVVGKTRQQDVIRAQLEIVQLDDRLTSQKQKLETTIARLNEWLHIYDAAGLNESFNFDTQPLEFRVSKKLPTIHLNNSTVLKASNYSRNLLAQELSNHPAILAIDIKRKASEKAVELAKQQYEPQWGVNASYAYRDNMPSGDSRADLFSVGVTFDLPLFTENRQDKQVAASIADSETIKTEKLLLTKQMISMVEKELRQLKRLSDRQSIYQEQLLKQTHDQAEASLTAYTNDDGDFAEVVRARIAELNARISALRIDVDALKTVARINYFFAHSQSNSNAEHKSMQTSHRMNQHLSNQQFGEK; encoded by the coding sequence ATGAGATTAAATGTTTCAAGCCTTACTCTACTTTCAACTTCGCTAATGCTCGGCTTGTCTGTATTCTCAGCTCAAGCTGAGAAAGTAGTGTCACTTGAACAAGCTATCACCTTGGCTCAGCAAAATGATCCTTGGCTTCATGGGAGTCGGTTAAAACAAAGCGCGGTTGAAAATAGAAGTATCGCTTCAGGTACTTTGCCTGACCCCAAAGTATCACTAGGGATAATGAATTTACCAACAGATACTTGGGACTTAGATCAGGAAGGAATGACTCAACTAAAGGTTGGTGTTTCTCAAATGTTTCCTAGAGGTGATAGTTTAAAGATTAAACAAGAGCAATTAAAAATTGAGTCAACGAAATTTCCACTGCTACGAGAGGATCGTAAGGCTAAACTGATAAGCCAAGTATCACAGTTATGGTTAGATGCTTACTTAGCCCAACAAACCATTAAATTGATTGAAGCGGATTGGGCGCTCTTTGAGCAGATGGCGGAAGTTACTAAAGCTAGCTACTCAAATGTTGTTGGTAAAACCAGACAACAAGATGTTATTCGTGCTCAATTGGAAATCGTGCAGTTAGATGACCGATTAACTTCGCAAAAGCAGAAACTAGAAACAACAATCGCTCGCCTTAATGAGTGGCTTCATATCTACGATGCTGCTGGCTTGAATGAATCATTCAACTTTGATACGCAACCATTAGAGTTTAGGGTTTCTAAAAAGTTGCCTACAATTCATTTGAACAATTCAACAGTCCTAAAAGCATCTAATTACTCAAGAAATCTATTGGCTCAGGAGCTTTCGAATCACCCAGCCATACTTGCAATTGATATAAAACGCAAAGCTTCAGAAAAAGCAGTTGAGTTAGCTAAACAGCAATATGAGCCGCAATGGGGTGTTAATGCTAGTTATGCCTATCGTGACAATATGCCCTCTGGTGATAGCCGAGCTGATTTATTTTCTGTTGGAGTAACGTTTGATTTACCCTTGTTCACCGAGAACAGACAAGATAAGCAAGTTGCAGCTTCTATTGCAGATTCAGAGACTATTAAAACCGAGAAACTATTACTGACAAAGCAAATGATCAGTATGGTGGAAAAGGAGCTTAGACAGCTTAAGCGTTTATCTGATAGGCAATCTATCTATCAAGAACAACTCCTTAAACAAACTCATGACCAAGCAGAAGCGTCATTGACAGCTTACACAAATGATGATGGCGATTTTGCCGAAGTTGTTCGAGCAAGAATCGCAGAATTAAATGCCAGAATATCAGCCTTAAGAATTGACGTTGACGCACTTAAAACAGTTGCTCGTATCAACTATTTCTTTGCGCATTCTCAATCTAACTCAAATGCTGAACATAAGTCGATGCAAACTTCACACAGAATGAATCAGCACTTATCCAATCAGCAATTTGGAGAAAAATAA
- a CDS encoding PepSY domain-containing protein yields the protein MDIHYIHGETLAKSEEAKIDLASMDYSIVKLAADYPKASQVTLTQSMGRPLYSFINGENGKVAIDAKTGAVQALVDETKAKEIAQYHYALNHQIDSIRLIKSATNLPAELSPRHLPVWRVTFEQFSTPTFYISQQTGSLVAKRHDYWRLFDWMWRFHIMDYYDGENVSNWFLFLVATLGLMGAITGAVLTYYRVLSPNKKRVI from the coding sequence ATGGATATTCACTATATACACGGCGAAACCTTGGCTAAGAGTGAGGAAGCCAAAATAGATTTAGCAAGTATGGATTACTCCATTGTAAAGCTAGCTGCGGATTATCCTAAAGCTAGCCAAGTTACACTTACTCAAAGTATGGGCCGTCCTTTGTATTCTTTTATTAATGGAGAAAATGGAAAAGTAGCAATAGATGCTAAAACTGGAGCTGTTCAGGCCCTTGTAGATGAAACCAAGGCTAAAGAAATCGCACAATACCATTATGCGCTGAATCATCAAATCGACAGCATAAGGTTGATTAAGTCAGCGACAAACTTGCCTGCTGAGTTGTCCCCAAGGCATTTACCTGTTTGGAGAGTGACGTTTGAGCAATTCTCCACACCGACATTTTATATAAGTCAACAAACAGGATCACTTGTTGCCAAGCGTCATGATTACTGGCGATTGTTTGATTGGATGTGGCGGTTCCACATTATGGATTACTATGATGGAGAAAACGTATCAAACTGGTTTTTGTTCTTGGTCGCAACTCTAGGTCTAATGGGAGCAATTACTGGCGCAGTATTGACTTATTACCGAGTGCTTTCCCCAAATAAAAAGAGAGTCATTTGA
- a CDS encoding efflux RND transporter permease subunit encodes MIESIIRWSIGNRFFVLLITLIVAFGGLYSLQKTPVDALPDLSDVQVIIKTSYPGQAPQVVQDQVTFPLTTAMLSVPGAQTVRGYSFFGDSYVYIIFDDDTDLYWARSRVLEYLSQVASSLPDSAKPQLGPDATGVGWVYIYALTDKSGNHDLSQLRSIQDWFLKYELQTVPGVSEVAAVGGMVKQYQVQVDPDKLRAYDIPLSLIQIALQKGNKETGASVVEMAEAEYMVTATGYIQSVADIEKIPLGINEQGTPLRIGDVANVNLGPQMRRGIAELNGEGEVVGGVVVMRFGENAQQTINGVKEKLESLKSSLPEGVEVVPVYDRSKLIDRAVDNLWSKLLEELAVVAIVCVAFLFHLRSSIVAVVTLPLGILVSFIIMYMQGINANIMSLGGIAIAIGAMTDGAIVMIENMHKHMEKTPLTDENRWQIVAKAASEVGPALFFSLLIITVSFLPVFILEAQEGRMFSPLAYTKTYAMAASAGLAITLVPVLMGYFIRGKVVSEKKNPLNRLLIAIYMPVLKRVMRFPKSTIVAAVLVTIVGFWPVDKIGSEFIPPLDEGDLMYMPTTYPGISIGKARELLQQTDKLIRTVPEVENVFGKVGRAETATDPAPLTMIETFIQLKPREEWREGVTTESLKAEFDKLVKFPGLTNAWVMPIKTRIDMLATGIKTPVGIKVAGPELDVIQDIGQQIEQLLPEVTGTASVYSERVAGGRYIKVDISRDKSSRFGLNIEDVQQVVSTAIGGMNVTQTIEGQERYPVNLRYPQDYRDSPEQLARLPVVTPSGQRIALGDVADIRIENGPPGIKSENARINGWTFIDIDSVDVGTYVENAKEHLANNLTLPAGYSITWAGQYEYMERAKEKLTYVLPLTLAIIVILLYLNFRAFSEVAIIIVTLPMAMIGGLWLMYLEGFNFSVAVGVGFIALAGVAVEIGVIMLVYLNQALAELKEKAVERAELISDDAYQDALLHGAGLRVRPVMMTVATIIIGLMPILYGTGTGSEVMSRIAAPMVGGMTSAVLLTLIVLPAIYSIIKKPEVNAFNKELSNVEPENNA; translated from the coding sequence ATGATTGAATCAATTATTAGATGGTCTATCGGCAATCGTTTCTTTGTTTTGTTGATTACCTTAATTGTCGCGTTTGGTGGTTTGTACTCATTACAAAAAACGCCAGTAGATGCACTCCCAGATCTTTCTGATGTGCAGGTGATAATTAAGACGAGCTATCCGGGACAGGCACCACAAGTAGTGCAAGATCAAGTGACGTTTCCCCTTACTACAGCGATGTTGTCAGTACCGGGAGCGCAAACTGTTCGTGGTTACTCATTTTTTGGTGATTCCTACGTCTATATCATTTTTGATGATGATACTGATTTGTATTGGGCTAGAAGCAGAGTACTTGAATACTTAAGCCAAGTAGCATCAAGCCTGCCTGATTCGGCAAAACCTCAATTAGGACCTGATGCAACAGGTGTGGGTTGGGTATACATTTACGCTTTAACAGATAAGTCTGGAAACCATGATCTAAGCCAATTAAGAAGCATTCAAGACTGGTTCTTAAAGTATGAACTACAAACTGTTCCGGGCGTGTCCGAAGTTGCCGCCGTTGGTGGTATGGTTAAGCAGTATCAAGTGCAAGTAGATCCTGACAAATTGAGAGCTTACGATATTCCTCTAAGTTTAATACAAATAGCCTTACAAAAAGGGAACAAAGAAACTGGCGCATCCGTTGTGGAAATGGCTGAAGCTGAATATATGGTTACTGCTACGGGATATATTCAATCAGTTGCGGACATCGAAAAAATTCCACTTGGCATTAACGAGCAAGGCACGCCGTTGCGTATTGGTGATGTTGCCAACGTTAACCTTGGTCCTCAAATGCGCCGTGGTATCGCAGAACTTAATGGCGAAGGCGAAGTTGTTGGTGGTGTTGTCGTTATGCGCTTTGGTGAAAACGCTCAACAAACCATAAATGGGGTAAAAGAAAAGCTTGAGTCGCTCAAATCTTCTTTACCAGAGGGGGTGGAGGTTGTCCCTGTCTATGACAGATCGAAGTTAATAGATCGTGCTGTTGATAACCTTTGGAGCAAGTTGCTAGAGGAGCTTGCAGTCGTTGCTATTGTCTGTGTTGCTTTCCTATTTCATCTTCGCTCATCAATTGTGGCAGTTGTTACTCTACCATTAGGTATATTGGTGTCATTCATCATCATGTATATGCAAGGCATCAATGCCAATATTATGTCTTTAGGCGGTATCGCTATTGCTATTGGTGCGATGACTGATGGTGCAATAGTGATGATTGAAAATATGCATAAACATATGGAGAAAACACCACTAACAGATGAAAACCGTTGGCAAATTGTAGCTAAGGCTGCGAGTGAGGTAGGCCCTGCATTATTTTTTAGCTTGCTGATCATAACAGTCTCATTCTTACCTGTGTTTATCTTAGAAGCGCAAGAAGGAAGAATGTTTTCACCGCTCGCCTATACAAAAACCTATGCAATGGCTGCATCAGCAGGCTTGGCAATAACATTGGTTCCTGTTTTGATGGGCTACTTTATTCGAGGCAAAGTCGTCTCTGAAAAGAAAAACCCGTTAAACCGATTATTGATTGCTATCTACATGCCTGTTTTAAAGCGAGTCATGAGGTTTCCAAAATCGACAATAGTCGCAGCAGTATTAGTGACTATCGTTGGTTTTTGGCCTGTCGATAAAATTGGTAGTGAATTCATTCCGCCATTGGATGAAGGCGACCTTATGTATATGCCTACTACATATCCCGGCATTTCAATCGGTAAAGCAAGAGAGTTATTGCAGCAAACGGACAAGCTTATTCGCACTGTGCCAGAAGTTGAAAATGTATTTGGTAAAGTAGGACGAGCTGAAACCGCAACTGACCCTGCGCCTCTAACCATGATTGAAACCTTTATTCAATTGAAGCCACGGGAGGAGTGGCGAGAAGGCGTGACAACTGAGTCGTTAAAAGCTGAGTTTGATAAGTTGGTTAAATTTCCGGGCTTAACCAATGCTTGGGTCATGCCAATCAAGACCCGCATTGACATGTTAGCTACAGGTATAAAAACGCCTGTCGGTATTAAAGTCGCCGGACCAGAACTTGATGTAATTCAGGATATCGGCCAACAAATAGAACAACTCTTGCCAGAAGTGACAGGCACAGCGTCAGTTTACTCTGAACGAGTTGCAGGTGGACGATATATCAAGGTTGATATTTCACGAGATAAATCAAGTCGCTTTGGGTTAAATATCGAAGATGTCCAACAAGTAGTTTCTACTGCGATTGGCGGTATGAATGTGACACAAACGATAGAAGGTCAAGAGCGTTACCCTGTTAATCTGCGCTATCCGCAAGATTATCGAGATTCTCCTGAGCAGCTAGCACGATTACCTGTTGTAACACCAAGTGGTCAACGCATTGCACTAGGTGATGTTGCTGATATTCGAATAGAGAATGGCCCACCGGGTATTAAAAGTGAGAATGCCAGAATCAATGGTTGGACTTTCATTGATATTGATAGCGTTGATGTAGGTACTTATGTTGAAAATGCTAAAGAACACTTAGCAAATAACCTGACATTACCAGCAGGCTATTCAATTACTTGGGCTGGACAATACGAATATATGGAAAGAGCGAAAGAAAAGCTCACCTATGTATTGCCTTTAACACTCGCCATTATTGTTATTCTGCTTTACCTGAATTTCAGAGCGTTTAGTGAAGTGGCTATCATTATCGTTACCTTGCCGATGGCAATGATCGGTGGGTTATGGTTGATGTATCTAGAAGGGTTTAATTTCTCAGTAGCTGTTGGTGTGGGCTTTATCGCTCTAGCTGGTGTTGCGGTTGAGATTGGCGTGATAATGCTGGTTTATCTTAATCAAGCACTTGCTGAGCTTAAGGAAAAAGCGGTGGAGCGAGCAGAACTCATCTCAGATGATGCATATCAAGATGCATTATTGCACGGTGCTGGCTTACGAGTTCGTCCAGTAATGATGACGGTAGCTACAATCATTATAGGTTTAATGCCTATTTTATATGGTACTGGTACAGGTTCTGAGGTCATGAGCCGCATTGCTGCTCCTATGGTAGGCGGAATGACAAGTGCTGTGCTGCTCACGCTTATTGTACTCCCTGCAATTTACTCAATCATTAAAAAGCCTGAAGTAAATGCCTTTAACAAAGAGCTTTCTAACGTGGAGCCTGAGAATAATGCTTAG
- a CDS encoding PhoH family protein: protein MKSSIDNRNPRVLDTSALVHDPKSIFSYKDDIYICLTVLEELDNLKERTNKSVSADARMCIRMLEDIINGHTAEEMEIGIPLPSTETAQRGKLFIGIDTQLDLAKELKHGIGSDADNRIINYALYLQKELNKDVIIVSRDINMRLKARTVGVMAEDVAVDNQISDIDLLYTGVQAFKGDLFDRIKSDKDFKVSGEVYTFPISLFNDEVQPNMYWYDEAGHIGRISEVTDTEVFTKLLPRKQEKVWGILPKNQRQSVALSQLTDPYYDLNIILGPAGSGKTFLAVASALHQVLELKKYKKIVVVRSRDFMDDDPGFLPGDLTEKSMPLLAGITDALISMHSDDNHEGNVYATVEHVIEKANIEFTSMAYFRGRSIDDAVLIIDEAQNMTRAQIKGMLSRGGKNCRTIVLGNLAQIDDKFVTPASSGASAAVNVFRHYEKGSVLIFDEVERSSLAEFTEKNM from the coding sequence ATGAAAAGCTCTATTGATAATCGAAATCCTCGTGTACTAGACACATCTGCATTAGTACATGATCCAAAATCTATTTTTAGCTACAAAGATGATATTTACATCTGTCTAACTGTCCTTGAAGAGCTTGATAACCTGAAAGAAAGAACTAATAAATCGGTAAGTGCCGATGCCCGTATGTGCATTAGAATGCTTGAAGACATTATAAATGGACATACAGCCGAGGAAATGGAAATAGGTATTCCTTTACCATCTACCGAAACAGCCCAGAGAGGAAAGCTTTTCATTGGAATTGACACTCAATTGGATCTGGCTAAGGAGTTAAAGCACGGGATAGGAAGTGATGCTGATAACAGAATAATTAATTATGCTTTATATCTTCAAAAAGAACTCAATAAAGACGTAATAATTGTTAGCCGTGACATTAATATGCGCTTGAAAGCTCGAACCGTAGGGGTCATGGCAGAAGACGTTGCCGTAGATAATCAAATATCAGATATTGATCTTTTATACACAGGGGTACAAGCCTTTAAAGGAGATCTTTTTGATCGAATTAAATCAGACAAAGACTTCAAGGTTTCAGGAGAAGTTTATACTTTCCCAATAAGTCTATTTAATGATGAAGTTCAGCCAAACATGTATTGGTACGATGAAGCTGGACACATTGGGCGAATTTCAGAAGTAACAGATACTGAGGTATTCACAAAGCTATTGCCTCGTAAACAAGAAAAAGTATGGGGCATTTTGCCTAAAAATCAGCGTCAGTCGGTAGCTTTAAGCCAATTAACAGACCCTTACTATGATTTAAATATCATCCTTGGTCCTGCTGGCTCCGGAAAAACTTTTTTGGCAGTTGCTTCGGCGCTGCATCAAGTATTGGAGTTGAAAAAGTACAAAAAAATCGTTGTGGTGCGCTCCAGAGACTTTATGGACGACGATCCGGGATTCTTACCGGGGGATTTAACTGAAAAATCAATGCCTCTTCTGGCAGGTATTACTGACGCATTAATTTCGATGCACTCGGATGATAATCATGAAGGAAATGTCTACGCTACAGTCGAGCATGTGATTGAAAAAGCCAATATAGAATTTACTAGCATGGCTTATTTTCGTGGCCGTTCAATAGACGATGCTGTTTTAATCATTGATGAAGCTCAAAACATGACTAGAGCGCAAATCAAGGGCATGTTAAGCCGTGGTGGGAAAAATTGTCGGACAATCGTATTGGGCAACCTAGCCCAGATTGACGATAAGTTTGTAACACCTGCTTCTTCTGGTGCAAGTGCGGCTGTTAATGTGTTTCGTCATTATGAAAAAGGATCAGTGCTGATTTTTGATGAAGTAGAGCGTAGTAGCTTGGCTGAATTCACTGAAAAGAATATGTAG
- a CDS encoding DUF411 domain-containing protein, which produces MINKYLKIAVVMLLSPAFANANEHKHAHNNDVTPLELIVYKTPTCGCCKKWITHIEDKGIVAHSKDFRNIGNIKTKYGIKPNYRSCHTAVSRNGFAFEGHVPAKFIQQFLSEEHPNAIGLSVPAMPVGSPGMEVGDRFMSYNVLILFKDGTSKVYAEVKAYEEQF; this is translated from the coding sequence ATGATCAATAAGTATTTAAAAATAGCAGTTGTAATGCTGCTTTCACCTGCGTTTGCAAACGCCAATGAACATAAGCATGCACACAATAACGACGTAACACCTCTGGAGTTAATCGTTTATAAAACCCCTACTTGTGGGTGTTGTAAAAAATGGATAACTCATATTGAAGACAAAGGGATCGTTGCGCATTCCAAAGATTTCCGAAACATCGGCAATATCAAAACTAAGTATGGTATTAAACCTAATTACCGTTCATGCCACACGGCAGTGAGTAGAAATGGATTTGCCTTTGAAGGCCATGTACCCGCTAAGTTTATTCAGCAGTTCTTGTCAGAAGAGCACCCCAATGCGATTGGATTATCTGTCCCAGCAATGCCTGTTGGCTCTCCGGGTATGGAAGTCGGCGACCGCTTTATGTCATATAACGTATTAATTTTATTTAAAGATGGAACGAGTAAAGTATATGCAGAAGTTAAGGCTTATGAGGAGCAATTCTAA